The sequence TACATATGGCAACAGTGACCACCTGTTTATGTGGGACACTTTATCGTTATCCAATGAACTGTACAGGGCAGGCTTCAGTTATGTACGTCCTGCCACATTTAATGATAGTGAAGATGAGATGTTTAAACTTGTGGAAAGTGAAGGACGGTTTAACAATGCTGTTGCACTTGAAGCGCGTAAATGAAAATAAAAGAGCGTGCATCAAAAGTAAGATACACGCTCTATTCATTCGGATACCTGATGGAGCCAGGTTTCCATGTATGTTGTTCTAAGGAGGTTCATTTATTTTTCATACATCCTGATCCCATTACTTCAGTATAGCTACGATATTCTGAAATGCAAATATTTCAAATGCGGCTACATTATAATGTCCCAATGGCATCAAACCATCAGGCAGCATGCGATAAAATGAATAATCAGGCAGCAGGTCAATAAAGTCTTTAAAGAAAGTGCGGGATATTACATTCATTTCGTTGAACTCAATCTGGATCACTTTTACCTTTCTTCCTTGTATTGTATGCATTGCACCCCTCAGCACATTCAGCTCATGACCCTCTGTATCTATCTTTAACAACGCTACTTCGCTGATATTGCGCTCTGCGACAAATTCATCAATGGTGGTAATATCAATCGGTAATTCTTCTGCCTCACTGTCTCTGAAACCAGTGATCACCTCCTTGTACATACTGGCATGTTCAGAACCACCATTGCCAGCATAGTCGTAGATGACGGCCTGTGACACTTTGTCTCCCGCACCACGCTTTACAGGTATAAAATGATGCGTGGCAGCTGCATCCTGCAATTTGTTGAAAGCCTTTGGATGTGGTTCAAATGCATATATTGGCAGACTTACATTTTGCCTGCGCAACATGATGGAGTAGTGACCCACATTTGCCCCTATATCGAGTATAGCTCCGTTATCAAAATAATGATACTTCTTCATGTATTTTACAAAGGCCTCTTCTCCACTTACACGATCATTTTCATGATTCATGATTCCAATTCCCCGCATACTTAACTTATACATCAGCAAATTGAAACGATACAATGCTTTTCGTGCAAATACAAAAACATACAGATCTTTAAATATTGTTGATACAGGATTCATTGAGGTTTTATTTTACATTCATTTTAATCAAAGTAATTCTGTTTCTCCTGTTGCCACATTGATCACAGGCATTCCTTTTATACACTCGTATCGCTGTGTACCTCTTAAATAATTCAGCTGGCCCTTCTTATTCCTGCTTTCCCTGAATTGAGATTCCACATACCCCTCTTCTACACTTAGTGCTTTCAACTCACCCAGCCGATCGTTTCTTACAAAATAGGCGTTGTTACCAACAGCATTACATCCCACCAGGCTATATCCTTTCTCCTCTGCCAGCACATATAATGCTTTTAACGAAGCGCCAAAATACAAGTAGCTATAATGTTCAGCGGATCGTACAAAATCAGGTTTGTAAGGTACTGTCACCGGACGGTGCTTCCCAAATACACTATTATACTCTGCTACAACAATCACAGGTTGTACCACTTCAATCGCTTTCCAAACCCAATAGTCATTACCATCTATATCTACACTCAGCAATCCAATCTCTCCATTGATTCCCCTGGAAGAAATGAGATCATTAATATTGTCCCTGGTGATAAAAGCTTCCAATGCCTGCAGATCATGCTGATAATAAATGTCATCGGACATTATATAGTCAATTGCCTTCCGCGATCCATCTATGACCAGACCGGACCAGTTATCATGTCTTAATAAAAATCGGGTATTCGATTCTACATAATTTTCAACTCCAAACTCGATAAATATTTTCAGAGGAATTTGAACTTTATGAATCAGATATTGTATTATCCCATCGTCCCCTGCCTGACTAAACACTTTAAATTCAGCATCTGCGATGTTGTCCAAAATTGGTAATGCTTTATTTTGTCTTGCTAACAATGCTCCTAATAACAGAATATCGGTTTGTTGGGACTTTCTGATGTTATACAAATAATGGTGCATAACATTAAATAACTTTCTAATGCTTTTCATCTATTACGGGTCAATTTTTTTTCGAGGCTACAGCTAGGATTTTTTTCTCCCATAAATACATAAATAATACAAATATTGTTCATTTTTTAATAATTTATAACGTGTATAACTATCGTATTTAGTATTGCACTTGCCCCATTTTCCTAACAGTCTTATACTGGAAAAATCTTTACTATAGCATATTATAGCGAACATCCACTGCTCAGGTCACTACGCCAGGGATTTTTTTTCAATTTTGTGCAAATGATATTTTTGATTTAACTTGCCCTCGTCTGAGAATGCTATAATCAATAAAAAACTGGAAATAACTCCACTCTAATAATGACCAAAAAGTCATTAAGGTTTTTTATTGTTTTATATTATCACCATTCCATGACCTCGAATAAGCCCTCATCATTATACTTTTTTAGTCTGGATGCAATCAGGGGATTTGCGGCACTCATTGTCGTATTATGCCACTGGCAATTCTTCTTTTATAAGGATTATACTGTTCAGACAGCTCCCCTCGAAGATTTCCATTTACCGCTATATTCCGTATTCTCCATCTTTTATCATCATGCATTTTATGCAGTAGACCTCTTTTTCCTGCTGTCAGGTTTTATATTTTTCTGGTTCTATGCAGATAAGATCGCAAAGGGGGCAACCAGTTTTAACTATTTCATTACCTACAGGTTCACACGCCTATATCCTGTGCATGTTCTTACGCTCCTGGCCATTATACCATTGCAAATGCTGATGGTGAAACAGTCAGGACATACCTTTATTATACAAAATAATGACTACTGGCATTTTCTGCTCAACCTGCTCGTTATCCACAGCTGGGGGTTTGAGAAAACACCGGCGCTCAATGGATTTAACGGGCCATCATGGTCTGTATCCGTAGAGTTGTTGCTCTACCTGGTATTCTTCCTCATCGCATGGCGTAAACAACATAACAGAAAAGGATTATTGATCTTATTGGTCGTTGCTGGTGCTATTGTCCAGGCTATTTACCCAATGATCGGTCAGGGTATCTATTCTTTCTTTTTGGGGGCACTCGTATATCATATATACTCCTGGTTGTGCACTAAAAAATATTTCGGGAAACTGACCCGCAATATTGCCATTGTTGCTGTGTTGTTATGGATGTATATCCTTGCCGAATATTATTTTTCGTTTACTCATCGCCTGTTCTTCTCTGTTACACACAAATTACTGCCAGCCTGGACGGATGAAAAAAATGAAAAGATCTTTTACCTGGCGACTAATACATTTTTCAGAACGATTGTGTCTCCTGTTACCGTACTGGTATTAGCCATGGCAGAGACGATCAAAAGCGGCATCAGGGCCAGGTGGACACAGCTACTCGGAAATGCCAGCTATTGCCTGTACCTGATTCACTTTCCGCTCATGGTTGCTGCCGCCGTACTGGTCAATGCGCTGGGTTTACCCAAAACAGTATTCCAGTCTCCCCTCACCTTATTATTATTCTATGTAGTTCTGATCACACTAAGTGTTTTGGGCCACTACTATTTCGAGCTCCCTGTACAACAGACTTTACGACAGAAATTAATTAAAAAAAGGACGAGCACTGTGCCTGCTGCCATCATTCCGGAAGCATAATCTATTCAACCATCAAATACACACGATCTATAATTAAATAACACATGAAATCCAAAATCCATTTACTGTTAATTAGCAGTTTGTTCTTAATGGCCAGCTGCATTGAGACCAAAAAAATAACCTATTTAAACGACATTCAGCAACAAATGGGTGAGGAAAACGGGCATTCCTTACAGCCACTTAAAGTTCAACCCGGGGATGTATTGCAAATTACTGTTACGACCATTGACAAAGACATTTCCCAGATTCTGAATCCTGCTGCCGTATCCGCTGTTTCCACTACTGCCAATGGTATTGATCCCGGTTATATCGTAGATAGTGACGGCTACATCAATCTCCCGATGGCAGGCAGGGTTTATGTAAAGGATAAAACAACGGCAGAAATCAACACTGTCATTACTACAGAACTGGACAAAAGTATCCGTAATGCCTTTGTTTCTACCCGTATTACCAATTTCAAAATATCTGTGTTAGGTGATGTTGCGCGCCCAGGCTCGTTCAAGATAGGCGCTGAACGGGTATCCATACTGGATGCACTCAGTATGGCCGGCGATATGAATGTAACCGCCCTGCATGATAATGTTACGGTGATCAGGGAAGTAGATGGTGTA is a genomic window of Chitinophaga sp. LS1 containing:
- a CDS encoding FkbM family methyltransferase, yielding MNPVSTIFKDLYVFVFARKALYRFNLLMYKLSMRGIGIMNHENDRVSGEEAFVKYMKKYHYFDNGAILDIGANVGHYSIMLRRQNVSLPIYAFEPHPKAFNKLQDAAATHHFIPVKRGAGDKVSQAVIYDYAGNGGSEHASMYKEVITGFRDSEAEELPIDITTIDEFVAERNISEVALLKIDTEGHELNVLRGAMHTIQGRKVKVIQIEFNEMNVISRTFFKDFIDLLPDYSFYRMLPDGLMPLGHYNVAAFEIFAFQNIVAILK
- a CDS encoding acyltransferase; protein product: MTSNKPSSLYFFSLDAIRGFAALIVVLCHWQFFFYKDYTVQTAPLEDFHLPLYSVFSIFYHHAFYAVDLFFLLSGFIFFWFYADKIAKGATSFNYFITYRFTRLYPVHVLTLLAIIPLQMLMVKQSGHTFIIQNNDYWHFLLNLLVIHSWGFEKTPALNGFNGPSWSVSVELLLYLVFFLIAWRKQHNRKGLLILLVVAGAIVQAIYPMIGQGIYSFFLGALVYHIYSWLCTKKYFGKLTRNIAIVAVLLWMYILAEYYFSFTHRLFFSVTHKLLPAWTDEKNEKIFYLATNTFFRTIVSPVTVLVLAMAETIKSGIRARWTQLLGNASYCLYLIHFPLMVAAAVLVNALGLPKTVFQSPLTLLLFYVVLITLSVLGHYYFELPVQQTLRQKLIKKRTSTVPAAIIPEA
- a CDS encoding polysaccharide biosynthesis/export family protein, giving the protein MKSKIHLLLISSLFLMASCIETKKITYLNDIQQQMGEENGHSLQPLKVQPGDVLQITVTTIDKDISQILNPAAVSAVSTTANGIDPGYIVDSDGYINLPMAGRVYVKDKTTAEINTVITTELDKSIRNAFVSTRITNFKISVLGDVARPGSFKIGAERVSILDALSMAGDMNVTALHDNVTVIREVDGVKKYVSLNLTDSKVLSSPYYYLNNNDVVYIRPGKNKVFNSSKFVTLIPTMISALSLITTLIIVTVK